The following proteins come from a genomic window of Denitromonas sp.:
- a CDS encoding MFS transporter, whose product MTSAERRTGASLAGIFGLRMLGLFLILPVFAVYARGLPGGDNLTLVGLALGIYGLTQACFQIPFGIASDRFGRKPVIIFGLLLFAAGSAMAAMAHSLPWIIAGRALQGAGAISAAVTALAADLTREQHRTKVMAMIGSSIGLVFAVSLVAAPVLYAAIGMAGIFWMTAGLALFAIVVLRRVVPNPPRVEAKPVRFAGVLRDTQLLRLNLGIFTLHTVQMAMFVVVPAALVARGNLPVAEHWKIYLPAVLVSFALMIPAIIVAERKNRLKPIFMAAIALLSLTQIGLLFGREQVWQMAVLLVAFFVAFNILEATLPSLVSRVAPPASKGAALGVYNTSQALGLFLGGMLGGALSQHLGPDSVFVVTALMALLWLGVAMTMLPPPKVAARSYPIAATVDIDAVRRQILDLPGVREAVIEHDARMAHLKVNLDRWDESRLRQLIGGEV is encoded by the coding sequence ATGACATCCGCCGAACGGCGCACCGGCGCGTCGCTGGCAGGCATTTTCGGCCTGCGCATGCTCGGCCTGTTCCTGATCCTGCCCGTGTTCGCGGTCTATGCGCGCGGCCTGCCGGGCGGCGACAACCTCACCCTGGTGGGGCTGGCGCTGGGTATCTACGGGCTCACCCAGGCGTGTTTCCAGATCCCCTTCGGCATCGCCTCCGACCGTTTCGGCCGCAAGCCGGTGATCATCTTCGGTCTGCTGCTGTTTGCCGCCGGCTCGGCCATGGCCGCGATGGCCCACAGCCTGCCGTGGATCATCGCCGGCCGCGCCCTGCAGGGCGCCGGCGCCATTTCCGCCGCCGTTACCGCGCTGGCCGCCGACCTCACCCGCGAGCAGCACCGCACCAAGGTGATGGCCATGATCGGCTCCAGCATCGGGCTGGTCTTTGCCGTGTCGCTGGTCGCCGCGCCCGTGCTGTACGCCGCCATCGGCATGGCCGGCATCTTCTGGATGACCGCCGGGCTCGCGCTGTTTGCCATCGTGGTGCTGCGCCGCGTGGTGCCCAACCCGCCCCGGGTCGAGGCCAAACCGGTGCGTTTCGCCGGCGTGCTGCGCGATACCCAGTTGCTGCGGCTCAATCTCGGTATCTTCACCCTGCACACGGTGCAGATGGCCATGTTCGTGGTGGTGCCGGCGGCGCTGGTCGCCCGCGGCAACCTGCCGGTGGCCGAACACTGGAAAATCTATCTGCCCGCCGTGCTGGTCAGCTTCGCGCTGATGATCCCCGCGATCATCGTGGCCGAGCGCAAGAACCGGCTCAAGCCCATCTTCATGGCGGCCATCGCCCTGCTCTCGCTCACCCAGATCGGCCTGCTGTTCGGCCGTGAGCAGGTGTGGCAGATGGCGGTGCTGCTGGTCGCCTTCTTCGTGGCCTTCAATATTCTCGAAGCCACACTGCCCTCGCTGGTCTCGCGCGTCGCGCCGCCGGCCTCCAAGGGCGCGGCACTGGGCGTCTATAACACCAGCCAGGCGCTCGGCCTGTTTCTTGGCGGCATGCTCGGCGGTGCGCTCAGCCAGCACCTCGGGCCGGACAGCGTGTTCGTGGTCACCGCGCTCATGGCCCTGCTGTGGCTGGGCGTGGCCATGACCATGCTGCCGCCGCCCAAAGTGGCCGCGCGCAGCTACCCGATCGCCGCCACGGTAGACATCGACGCCGTACGCCGGCAAATTCTCGATTTGCCCGGCGTACGTGAAGCGGTCATCGAACATGATGCGCGCATGGCGCATCTCAAAGTCAATCTGGACCGGTGGGACGAATCCCGCCTGCGCCAACTCATCGGAGGAGAAGTCTGA
- the ssb gene encoding single-stranded DNA-binding protein produces the protein MASVNKVILVGNLGRDPEIRYAPSGDAICNVSIATTDTWKDKQTGEKKEATEWHRVVFFGKLAEIVGQYLKKGRAIYVEGQLRTRKWQDQNGQDRYTTEIRATEMQMLGGRDSGGGGGDAPMDDGGYDQRPASRPAPQQQRPQQGGGGNRPAPASGSGGGFGDFDDDIPF, from the coding sequence ATGGCATCGGTCAACAAAGTGATTCTGGTCGGCAACCTGGGGCGTGACCCGGAGATCCGCTACGCCCCGTCCGGCGACGCCATCTGCAACGTCAGCATCGCCACCACGGATACCTGGAAAGACAAGCAGACCGGCGAAAAGAAAGAAGCCACCGAATGGCACCGTGTGGTGTTCTTCGGCAAGCTGGCCGAAATCGTCGGGCAATACCTCAAGAAAGGCCGCGCCATCTATGTGGAGGGCCAGTTGCGCACCCGCAAATGGCAAGACCAGAACGGCCAGGACCGCTACACCACCGAAATCCGCGCCACCGAAATGCAGATGCTCGGCGGCCGTGACAGTGGCGGTGGTGGCGGCGACGCGCCGATGGACGACGGCGGCTATGACCAGCGCCCGGCCAGCCGCCCGGCGCCGCAGCAGCAGCGCCCGCAGCAAGGTGGCGGCGGCAACCGTCCGGCACCGGCCAGCGGGTCGGGCGGGGGCTTTGGCGATTTCGACGACGATATTCCTTTCTAA
- a CDS encoding PatB family C-S lyase, translated as MTAPTFDFDTVIDRRAIPDEKWARYAGRDVIPMWVADMDFATPQPILDALHARIDQKVFGYAGPWPSLVDTVVRSLERDHDWRIDPDWLVWLPGVVTGFNVACAIAGEPGDGVFTATPVYPPFLHAPANTGRALQTVALVEENNHWGWDWDAVDAAIDARTRMLLLCNPHNPVGRVFTRDELTALAERAERHDLIVCSDDIHCGLVLDGTHTPIAALDETIARRSITLMAPSKTWNIAPLYASFAIIPDARLRKRYLHAMRGLIPHPNVLGLVATEAAYRDGEPWRRALIDYLRGNRERVVDAIAAIPGLRTTRPEATYLAWIDCRDAGLTDPATFFEDHGVSLSDGRHFGAPPGFVRLNFGCPRQTLDEGLRRIGAAMATR; from the coding sequence ATGACCGCCCCGACCTTCGACTTCGACACCGTCATCGACCGCCGCGCCATCCCCGACGAAAAATGGGCGCGCTACGCCGGCCGCGACGTGATCCCCATGTGGGTGGCCGACATGGACTTCGCCACGCCGCAGCCCATCCTCGACGCCCTCCATGCGCGCATCGACCAAAAGGTCTTCGGCTATGCCGGCCCCTGGCCCTCGCTGGTCGACACCGTCGTACGCAGCCTCGAACGCGACCACGACTGGCGCATCGACCCCGACTGGCTGGTGTGGCTGCCCGGCGTGGTCACCGGCTTCAACGTCGCCTGCGCCATCGCCGGCGAGCCGGGCGACGGCGTGTTCACCGCCACGCCGGTCTACCCGCCGTTTCTGCACGCCCCCGCCAACACCGGGCGCGCGCTGCAGACTGTCGCGCTGGTCGAAGAGAACAATCATTGGGGCTGGGACTGGGACGCCGTCGACGCCGCCATCGACGCGCGCACCCGCATGCTCTTGCTGTGCAACCCGCACAACCCGGTCGGCCGCGTGTTCACCCGCGACGAACTGACCGCCCTGGCCGAACGCGCCGAGCGGCACGATCTCATCGTCTGCTCCGACGACATCCACTGCGGCCTGGTCCTCGACGGCACGCACACCCCCATCGCCGCGCTGGATGAGACCATCGCCCGACGCAGCATCACGCTCATGGCGCCCAGCAAGACCTGGAACATCGCCCCGCTCTACGCCAGTTTCGCCATCATCCCCGACGCGCGCCTGCGCAAACGCTACCTGCACGCCATGCGCGGCCTCATCCCGCATCCCAATGTGCTCGGCCTGGTCGCCACGGAAGCCGCCTACCGCGACGGCGAACCCTGGCGCCGCGCGCTCATCGACTACCTGCGCGGCAACCGCGAGCGCGTCGTCGACGCCATTGCCGCCATCCCCGGCCTGCGCACCACCCGCCCCGAAGCCACCTATCTGGCCTGGATCGACTGCCGCGACGCCGGCCTCACCGACCCCGCCACCTTCTTCGAAGACCACGGCGTCAGCCTCTCCGACGGCCGACATTTCGGCGCCCCGCCGGGCTTCGTGCGACTCAACTTCGGCTGCCCGCGCCAGACACTGGACGAAGGTCTGCGGCGGATCGGCGCGGCGATGGCGACGCGCTGA
- a CDS encoding MBL fold metallo-hydrolase, producing the protein MSVLIPWSEEIYAVDSCYMRPQLAAIHLIRSGDQVAIVDTGNNASVPQVMAALAELGLGAEAVSHVLLTHIHLDHAGGAGAFMAACPNATLVVHPRGARHMADPAKLWAGTVAVYGEADAIARYGEIVPVPAGRIVEATDALVIDLNGRPLQVADTPGHARHHVCYFDERSRGWFTGDVFGLSYRELDRDGMAFVFPSTTPVQFDPPALHASIDRLMAADPAAMYLTHFSRVTDLPRLAADLHRLIDAHVAIARAGADAVDHRHQIIRSGLSALLREEARRQQWTLDETALFDLFAVDLELNAQGLEVWLDSQR; encoded by the coding sequence ATGTCGGTGCTGATCCCCTGGTCGGAAGAAATCTATGCGGTCGATTCGTGTTACATGCGGCCGCAGTTGGCGGCAATCCACCTGATCCGCTCGGGTGACCAGGTGGCGATTGTCGATACCGGCAACAACGCGTCGGTGCCGCAGGTGATGGCGGCGCTGGCCGAACTGGGCCTGGGCGCCGAGGCGGTGAGCCATGTCTTGCTGACGCACATCCACCTCGACCACGCGGGCGGCGCGGGGGCCTTCATGGCCGCCTGCCCGAACGCCACGCTGGTGGTGCATCCGCGCGGGGCGCGGCACATGGCCGACCCGGCCAAGCTGTGGGCGGGTACGGTGGCGGTGTATGGCGAGGCCGATGCGATTGCCCGCTATGGCGAGATCGTGCCGGTCCCGGCCGGGCGCATCGTCGAGGCGACCGACGCCCTGGTGATCGACCTCAATGGCCGGCCACTGCAGGTGGCCGATACGCCGGGTCATGCACGCCACCATGTGTGCTATTTCGACGAGCGCAGCCGGGGCTGGTTTACCGGTGATGTGTTCGGCCTGTCGTACCGCGAGCTGGACCGCGACGGCATGGCTTTCGTCTTCCCGTCGACAACGCCGGTGCAGTTCGACCCGCCGGCGCTGCATGCGTCCATCGACCGACTGATGGCGGCCGATCCGGCGGCCATGTACCTCACCCACTTCAGCCGTGTCACCGACCTGCCGCGGCTGGCGGCCGACCTGCACCGGCTCATCGATGCCCATGTGGCCATCGCCCGCGCCGGCGCCGACGCGGTCGATCATCGCCACCAGATCATCCGCAGCGGGCTGTCGGCGCTGCTGCGCGAGGAGGCCCGCCGTCAGCAATGGACCTTGGATGAGACGGCGCTGTTCGATCTGTTTGCGGTGGATCTGGAACTCAACGCGCAGGGGCTGGAGGTGTGGCTCGACAGCCAGCGCTGA
- a CDS encoding tetratricopeptide repeat protein, translated as MPFRPLALALALTLSFSSGAATTEAQAQTLETMRLAQAGTEAYEGGDHATAARYFEVAGRRGNRLAQFNFAMMLYRGETHSDNANAMWQWLRRAAHAGLPQAQFNFALLYDHGDHVTRSFSTAAEWYRRAAEQGHMEAQIALATLYFLGQGVPQDYAQAAHWYRAAANGGDIGAQYLIGHMYEEGYGVAQDTRLARHWYLQAALQGDRGAQAKYDALRESP; from the coding sequence ATGCCTTTTCGTCCACTTGCCCTGGCGCTTGCGCTGACCTTGTCGTTCTCCAGCGGCGCCGCCACCACCGAGGCGCAAGCCCAGACCCTGGAAACCATGCGCCTGGCGCAAGCCGGCACCGAGGCCTACGAAGGCGGCGATCATGCCACGGCGGCGCGCTATTTCGAAGTCGCCGGGCGGCGCGGCAACCGTCTGGCCCAGTTCAACTTTGCCATGATGCTCTACCGCGGCGAGACCCACAGCGACAACGCCAACGCGATGTGGCAATGGCTGCGCCGCGCCGCCCATGCCGGGCTGCCGCAGGCGCAGTTCAACTTCGCGCTGCTGTACGACCATGGCGACCATGTCACCCGCTCCTTCTCGACCGCCGCCGAGTGGTATCGCCGGGCGGCCGAGCAAGGCCACATGGAAGCGCAGATCGCGCTGGCCACGCTGTACTTCCTCGGCCAGGGTGTGCCCCAGGACTATGCCCAGGCCGCCCACTGGTACCGCGCCGCGGCCAATGGCGGCGATATTGGCGCCCAGTACCTGATCGGCCACATGTATGAAGAAGGCTATGGCGTGGCGCAGGACACCCGCCTGGCTCGCCACTGGTACCTGCAGGCGGCCCTGCAGGGCGATCGCGGCGCCCAGGCCAAATACGACGCCCTGCGCGAGTCGCCCTGA
- a CDS encoding tRNA threonylcarbamoyladenosine dehydratase: MSISQVDRARRFGGVARVYGDAALARLQQARVAVAGIGGVGSWVVEALARSGVGHLRLIDLDHVAESNMNRQIHALEDTLGQAKVTAMAARIRQIDPGIVVECVDDFVTAENVATTLAGPLDIVIDAIDDLAAKTAIVLHCRRHGIRLVTLGAAGGQIDPTRIVIGDLSRTEQDPLLARLRKRLRQNHGFSRNPARRFGIDAVYSTEPLRYPAGSCDADAGPAGLSCAGFGSSVVVTASFGLAAAGRAIDRLLAAAESSADK, translated from the coding sequence ATGAGCATTTCGCAGGTGGATCGGGCGCGGCGCTTTGGCGGGGTGGCGCGGGTGTATGGCGACGCGGCGCTGGCGCGGCTGCAGCAGGCGCGGGTGGCGGTGGCCGGCATTGGCGGCGTGGGTTCATGGGTGGTCGAGGCGCTGGCGCGCAGCGGCGTGGGCCACCTGCGGCTGATCGACCTCGACCATGTGGCCGAGTCGAACATGAACCGCCAGATCCATGCGCTGGAGGACACGCTCGGCCAGGCCAAGGTCACGGCGATGGCCGCGCGCATCCGCCAGATCGACCCGGGCATCGTGGTCGAGTGCGTGGATGACTTCGTCACCGCGGAGAACGTGGCCACCACGCTGGCCGGGCCGCTCGACATCGTGATCGACGCCATCGACGACCTCGCCGCCAAGACCGCCATCGTCCTGCACTGCCGGCGCCACGGCATCCGCCTGGTGACGCTGGGGGCGGCGGGCGGACAGATCGACCCGACGCGGATTGTCATCGGCGACCTCTCGCGCACCGAGCAAGACCCGCTGCTGGCCCGGCTGCGCAAGCGCTTGCGGCAAAACCACGGGTTCTCGCGCAACCCGGCGCGGCGCTTTGGCATCGACGCGGTGTACTCCACCGAGCCGCTGCGCTACCCCGCCGGCAGTTGCGATGCCGATGCCGGCCCGGCCGGGCTCAGTTGCGCCGGCTTCGGCTCCAGCGTGGTGGTCACGGCCAGCTTCGGGCTGGCCGCCGCCGGCCGGGCAATCGACCGGCTGCTCGCTGCGGCGGAGAGCTCAGCGGATAAATAA
- a CDS encoding peptidoglycan DD-metalloendopeptidase family protein — MMTSLPHRRRLLLTATLATLSLSAVGAPTPSLVPGGIAHLPVAPASEPRPDVRFGDKPVLVRREGTQWAAWIGLPLDLTPGQHAVSITRHGRTEARQLTLTDKAYPVQHLRIKNPRMVEPDPADLRRIEAEAATQNEVKTLFRDTESVQIDFIPPVDGRHSSAFGLRRTFNGQPRAPHRGLDIAASTGTPAMAPAAGVVTHVGDFFFNGKTVFIDHGQGLISMFCHLDSVALAAGTPVAQDKVVGTVGSSGRATGPHLHWSVFLNGTPVDPALFIR, encoded by the coding sequence ATGATGACATCCCTGCCCCACCGGCGTCGCCTCCTGCTCACCGCAACGCTTGCCACCCTCTCGCTCAGCGCCGTCGGCGCCCCCACGCCATCGCTGGTCCCCGGCGGCATCGCCCACCTGCCGGTGGCACCGGCCAGCGAGCCTCGCCCGGACGTCCGCTTCGGCGACAAGCCCGTGCTGGTGCGCCGCGAGGGCACCCAGTGGGCCGCCTGGATCGGCCTGCCGCTGGATCTCACGCCCGGCCAGCACGCAGTATCGATCACCCGCCACGGGCGCACCGAGGCGCGCCAGCTGACGCTGACCGACAAGGCCTATCCAGTGCAGCACCTGCGGATCAAGAACCCGCGCATGGTCGAGCCCGACCCGGCCGACCTGCGGCGCATCGAGGCCGAGGCGGCGACGCAGAACGAGGTCAAGACGCTGTTCCGCGACACCGAGTCGGTGCAGATCGACTTCATCCCCCCGGTGGACGGTCGGCACTCCAGCGCCTTCGGCCTGCGCCGCACCTTCAATGGCCAGCCGCGCGCGCCGCACCGCGGGCTCGACATCGCCGCCAGCACCGGCACCCCGGCCATGGCACCGGCCGCCGGGGTGGTCACCCATGTGGGCGACTTCTTCTTCAACGGCAAGACCGTGTTCATCGACCACGGCCAGGGGCTGATCTCGATGTTCTGCCATCTCGACAGCGTGGCCCTCGCGGCGGGCACGCCGGTGGCGCAGGACAAGGTGGTCGGCACCGTCGGGTCGAGCGGGCGGGCCACCGGCCCCCACCTGCACTGGAGCGTGTTCCTCAACGGCACGCCGGTCGACCCGGCCTTATTTATCCGCTGA
- a CDS encoding CbiX/SirB N-terminal domain-containing protein gives MAGKGIVLFGHGARDPEWAGPMNRVAARIAARAPDTPVRVAFMEFMRPTLDEAVDALVAEGADQVTVVPVFLAQGGHLKRDVPVLVEAAAARHPGVSVVQVLAAGEADGVVEALAEYALGVA, from the coding sequence ATGGCAGGCAAGGGCATCGTATTGTTTGGACACGGCGCGCGTGATCCGGAGTGGGCCGGCCCGATGAACCGCGTGGCGGCGCGCATTGCGGCGCGCGCACCGGATACCCCGGTGCGTGTGGCCTTCATGGAGTTCATGCGTCCGACGCTGGATGAGGCGGTCGATGCGCTGGTGGCCGAGGGCGCGGACCAGGTCACGGTGGTACCGGTTTTTCTGGCCCAGGGTGGTCATCTCAAGCGCGACGTGCCGGTGCTGGTCGAGGCCGCCGCCGCACGCCATCCGGGCGTATCGGTGGTGCAGGTGCTCGCCGCGGGTGAGGCCGATGGCGTTGTCGAGGCGCTTGCGGAATATGCCCTGGGGGTTGCATGA
- a CDS encoding CHASE domain-containing protein, whose protein sequence is MSSPDVLPSRWGRWAPALVAALLLSATLGGWWAMRARVLSAAEQGFARDADALVAEAEARLARFADIQRGAAGLVRLAGKVPTSDWEAYVESLGLARAFPGFASLSVAWRIPDASRHQLDPWVSGAVGEYFDIRPAGVRSLYLPVVRVAPAPADLSRVLGFDLLSDPVRRVATEHAWRTGEMALSAHTAVRGDAAGGPAFSLIMAVYATPAVPANEAMRDAAALGVISADFRADAFLEALLAGRGRLLAVQLYDSRDTDPAERLAVRGVDEPRALFATDRQLHVGGHAWYWRLASTPAYEATIPWWQAHAVGAAGAVLSAVLVALVALLGRARRGARERVAHMTEALREKDQRLRLALEGAQEGWWDWDPARGGMLASDRALQILHVAERLPASQLLALWRSRLHPQDRALVDAAITRHVDFNAPLDMRCRIVLPDGVMRWVRVRGKARRDASGAVLGVAGFIADITDEQLAAQAQARLAARHAGALAALPDLLFEFDEDGRYVGYHAGNEGDLAAPPEAFLGKRSAEVLPAAVARALDQACKKVAAHGGVERIEYELNTPNGAAQSFEGRVVRVDTGGFLCIVRNLTDLKRAEHELTRHRDNLADLVAEQTMDLLLAKDAADRANRGKSEFLGTLSHELRTPLHAILSFAEMGLSAEATEARRTHCLQRIEHSGKRLLGMVSDLLAVARSESLHGKLALAPVDWATVCRDVVGECEALARAKDMRLHLSVAERLCPVRADGLRLEQVVMNLVTNAIKFSPVGSEVHLRLAAHPGVRLPSDPEHDEVMELDVIDHGIGLPEEGAERLFEAFVRGHADVPDAPPGSGLGLSICRQFVEAFGGRIEAFSGDDGGAVFRVQLPCATVAAAVAKP, encoded by the coding sequence GTGTCATCTCCTGACGTCCTGCCATCGCGGTGGGGCCGGTGGGCGCCGGCCCTGGTCGCCGCGCTCCTGCTGAGTGCGACGCTGGGCGGCTGGTGGGCGATGCGCGCCCGTGTGCTGTCGGCGGCGGAGCAGGGTTTTGCCCGCGACGCCGATGCGCTGGTGGCCGAGGCCGAGGCGCGCCTGGCCCGCTTTGCCGACATTCAGCGTGGGGCGGCCGGGCTGGTGCGGCTGGCCGGCAAGGTGCCGACCAGCGATTGGGAGGCCTATGTCGAGTCGCTGGGTCTGGCGCGTGCCTTTCCCGGTTTCGCCAGCCTGTCGGTGGCCTGGCGCATTCCCGACGCGAGCCGCCACCAGCTCGACCCCTGGGTCAGCGGGGCGGTGGGCGAGTACTTCGACATCCGGCCGGCGGGCGTGCGCAGCCTGTACCTGCCCGTGGTGCGCGTGGCGCCGGCGCCGGCCGACCTGTCGCGGGTACTCGGCTTCGACCTGCTGTCCGACCCGGTCCGCCGCGTCGCCACCGAGCACGCCTGGCGCACTGGCGAGATGGCGCTGTCCGCGCATACCGCCGTGCGCGGCGATGCCGCGGGCGGCCCGGCGTTCTCGTTGATCATGGCGGTGTATGCCACGCCGGCGGTGCCGGCGAACGAGGCCATGCGCGATGCCGCAGCGCTGGGCGTCATCAGCGCCGACTTCCGCGCCGACGCTTTCCTGGAAGCCCTGCTGGCCGGTCGGGGCCGGCTGCTGGCGGTGCAATTGTACGATTCGCGCGATACCGATCCGGCCGAGCGGCTGGCGGTGCGCGGCGTGGACGAGCCTAGGGCGCTGTTCGCCACCGACCGGCAGCTGCATGTCGGCGGCCACGCCTGGTATTGGCGGCTGGCTTCGACGCCGGCCTACGAAGCGACGATTCCGTGGTGGCAGGCCCATGCGGTGGGCGCGGCCGGTGCCGTGCTGAGCGCGGTGCTGGTGGCGCTGGTGGCCTTGCTCGGCCGGGCGCGCCGCGGAGCCCGCGAGCGCGTGGCGCACATGACCGAGGCCTTGCGCGAGAAGGACCAGCGCCTGCGCCTGGCCCTGGAAGGTGCCCAGGAGGGCTGGTGGGACTGGGATCCGGCGCGCGGCGGGATGCTCGCGTCGGATCGCGCCCTGCAGATTCTGCATGTCGCCGAGCGCCTGCCGGCCAGCCAGCTGCTGGCCTTGTGGCGCAGCCGCTTGCATCCGCAAGACCGGGCGCTGGTCGACGCCGCGATCACCCGCCATGTCGACTTCAACGCGCCGCTCGACATGCGCTGTCGCATCGTGCTGCCCGACGGCGTGATGCGCTGGGTGCGGGTGCGCGGCAAGGCCCGCCGTGACGCCAGCGGCGCGGTGCTCGGCGTGGCGGGCTTCATTGCCGACATCACCGACGAACAGCTTGCGGCGCAGGCCCAGGCGCGGCTGGCGGCGCGCCATGCCGGTGCCCTGGCTGCCTTGCCCGACCTGCTCTTCGAGTTCGACGAAGACGGCCGCTACGTCGGCTACCACGCTGGCAACGAGGGCGATCTGGCCGCGCCGCCCGAGGCCTTTCTCGGCAAGCGCAGCGCCGAGGTGCTGCCGGCGGCGGTGGCTCGTGCGCTGGACCAGGCATGCAAGAAGGTGGCCGCGCATGGCGGGGTCGAGCGGATCGAGTACGAGCTCAACACGCCCAACGGGGCGGCCCAGAGTTTCGAAGGCCGGGTGGTGCGGGTCGATACCGGTGGTTTCCTGTGCATCGTACGCAACCTCACCGACCTCAAGCGCGCCGAGCACGAGCTGACCCGCCACCGCGACAACCTGGCCGATCTGGTGGCCGAACAGACCATGGACCTGCTGCTGGCCAAGGACGCCGCCGATCGTGCCAACCGCGGCAAGAGCGAGTTTCTCGGCACCTTGTCGCATGAACTGCGCACGCCCCTGCATGCCATCCTGAGCTTCGCCGAGATGGGCCTGAGCGCGGAGGCGACCGAGGCCCGGCGCACACACTGCCTGCAGCGCATCGAGCACAGCGGCAAGCGGCTGCTGGGCATGGTGTCCGACCTGCTCGCCGTGGCGCGCAGCGAGTCGCTGCATGGCAAGCTGGCGCTGGCGCCGGTTGACTGGGCCACGGTCTGCCGCGATGTCGTGGGCGAGTGCGAGGCGCTGGCGCGCGCCAAGGACATGCGCTTGCACCTGTCGGTGGCGGAGCGGCTGTGTCCGGTGCGGGCCGACGGGTTGCGCCTGGAGCAGGTGGTGATGAACCTGGTGACCAATGCGATCAAGTTCTCGCCCGTGGGCAGCGAGGTGCACCTGCGCCTGGCGGCGCATCCGGGTGTGCGGCTGCCGTCCGACCCGGAGCACGACGAAGTCATGGAGCTCGATGTGATCGACCACGGTATCGGCTTGCCCGAGGAGGGGGCCGAGCGTCTGTTCGAGGCCTTTGTCCGTGGGCATGCCGACGTCCCCGACGCGCCGCCGGGCAGCGGATTGGGGCTGTCGATCTGCCGCCAGTTCGTGGAGGCCTTCGGCGGGCGCATCGAGGCGTTCAGCGGTGACGACGGCGGGGCGGTGTTCCGGGTGCAGCTGCCGTGTGCCACGGTGGCCGCGGCGGTGGCCAAGCCATGA
- a CDS encoding response regulator has product MSAAVASRPRILLVDDEPFNLEIMADALPAEAYEVSTASGGQRALTLMREDATGFDLIVLDRRMAAPDGLEVLRQMRALPTQAHTPVIVQTAVADPDMVAEGIAAGAYFYLTKPYRAASLLGLVQAALAHHFERVRLRLEVRELRRTVGLVDAAQFRFRSVDEASALAHGLSVLCATPDLAAIGLSELLRNAVEHGNLAIGYDTKTALVQSGRWREEVERRMRLPAYRDRRVWVDVRRAPERVSITIRDEGAGFDWRPFMNLSAERATQVNGRGISLACRLGFLSVTYRDGGREVVVECAPAVVCPD; this is encoded by the coding sequence ATGAGCGCCGCCGTGGCATCGCGCCCGCGCATCCTGCTCGTTGATGACGAGCCCTTCAATCTCGAGATCATGGCCGACGCGCTGCCAGCCGAGGCCTACGAGGTGAGCACCGCCAGTGGCGGCCAGCGGGCGCTGACCCTGATGCGTGAGGACGCCACCGGTTTCGACCTGATCGTCCTCGACCGGCGCATGGCCGCGCCGGACGGGCTGGAGGTCTTGCGGCAGATGCGTGCGCTGCCAACCCAGGCCCACACGCCGGTGATTGTCCAGACCGCGGTGGCCGACCCCGACATGGTGGCCGAAGGGATCGCGGCCGGCGCCTACTTCTACCTCACCAAGCCGTATCGCGCGGCCTCCCTGCTGGGGCTGGTGCAGGCCGCGCTGGCGCATCATTTCGAGCGGGTGCGTCTGCGCCTGGAAGTGCGGGAGCTGCGTCGCACGGTGGGGCTGGTCGACGCCGCGCAGTTCCGCTTCCGCAGCGTGGACGAGGCCAGCGCCCTGGCGCATGGGCTGTCGGTGCTGTGCGCCACGCCGGACCTGGCGGCCATCGGCTTGTCCGAGCTGCTGCGCAACGCGGTCGAGCATGGCAACCTGGCCATCGGTTACGACACCAAGACCGCGCTGGTACAGAGCGGCCGCTGGCGCGAGGAGGTGGAACGGCGGATGCGGCTGCCCGCCTATCGCGACCGGCGGGTGTGGGTCGACGTACGGCGCGCGCCGGAGCGCGTCAGCATCACCATCCGCGACGAGGGCGCGGGCTTTGACTGGCGGCCGTTCATGAACCTGTCCGCCGAGCGGGCGACGCAGGTCAATGGTCGCGGCATCTCGCTGGCCTGCCGGCTGGGCTTCCTGTCGGTAACTTACCGGGATGGCGGGCGCGAGGTGGTGGTCGAATGCGCGCCAGCGGTGGTGTGCCCCGACTGA